One window of the Pieris brassicae chromosome 2, ilPieBrab1.1, whole genome shotgun sequence genome contains the following:
- the LOC123720527 gene encoding patched domain-containing protein 3 isoform X2: protein MGCKLTFVDDVLNRSFYKLGLIVGKQPGYFIIIPVLLTLLMVTGYQRVHYEMDPEYLFSPVSGQGKLERRIVEEHFKVNYSNRFNVGRITRPGRFGRVIIVAKDNDRNMLRTEVWKELRELDDLVQNITVTMSTGETFTYREECARWEGQCFVNDILNLDKIIGEVEAGELNLTFPIMFNPVTWEAHAFPVFFGGSKVVDDTIVSVPAVQLVWFVRTDTKLQEQRGAAWEDAFLEAVGVAEDTGRFKHISVARFASRTLDHELEKNTRTVIPFFSSTFILMGIFSFVTCMMGDWVRSKPWLGLLGNISAVMATAAAFGCAIYLGISFIGINLAAPFLMIGIGIDDTFVMLAAWRRTSSQLSVPERMAIMLSEAAVSITITSVTDMLSFFIGVFSPFPSVQIFCMYSGLAVCFTFVWHLTFFAGCVAVSGYREKQNRHTITWLKVLPESRARKERSWLYRIFCSGGVDSADPSNSIDNKEHCIMLFFKTTMADILNNNYMKAVVIIVFLAYLAGAGYGVTNLKEGLERRKLSKNDSYSVEFFDREDLYYREFPYRIQVIISGKYNYSDPMVQKEVDILTKSLENTSYISNSLYTESWLRTFVEYVERNNDYLNISIDTEQDFIKNLKELWLFPANPFSLDVKFDETGETIIASRFLIQAINISGTNHEKEMVKALREVVAQSSLNVSVFHPYFVFFDQFELVRPTSIQNLCYGALMMMITSFIFIPNILCSLWVAFSIISIEVGVVGYMALWDINLDSISMINLIMCIGFSVDFTAHICYAYMSSKAKYPKERVSECLYSLGLPIVQGSFSTILGVVALLLADSYIFSVFFKMVFMVIFFGAMHGLFLLPVLLSLFGPGSCTREHDEIGLAKIEKCYPNPYCLPHPQLTLNDQIYSGKNGSPHGIYKIYSEDKDLGIGTSGEDTSESSSNQSQRRQAINEDGKRKYENGWAKFNYGQSSSEFQPSGELDMYGRDGERTWQKQRYEANRQAFDNYRRTPGFSDDEVVMSRKSSDTSPRRENQYRVTRTHSHHNLHRPRAPRRSNSHQNLEIHNYIAELRFP from the exons ATGGGTTGCAAGTTAACGTTCGTTGACGACGTGCTGAATCGATCGTTCTACAAGCTCGGGCTTATCGTGGGGAAGCAGCCAGGCTACTTCATCATCATTCCGGTTCTGCTCACCCTGCTAATGGTCACAGGATATCAACGCGTGCACTATGAAATGGACCCAGAATATCTCTTCTCGCCGGTCAGCGGACAAGGGAAATTAGAGAGGCGGATAGTTGAGGAACACTTTAAAGTTAACTATTCTAATCGGTTTAACGTCGGGAGAATCACACGGCCTG GTAGATTCGGCCGAGTTATTATCGTAGCTAAGGACAATGACAGAAACATGCTTCGAACAGAGGTGTGGAAGGAGCTACGTGAGTTGGACGACCTGGTGCAGAACATCACGGTAACCATGTCGACGGGGGAAACATTTACGTACAGAGAAGAATGCGCGCGTTGGGAGGGCCAGTGCTTCGTTAACGACATCCTTAACTTGGATAAGATTATAGGCGAG GTAGAAGCCGGGGAACTGAACTTaacgtttccgataatgtttAACCCGGTGACGTGGGAGGCTCACGCTTTTCCTGTTTTTTTCGGTGGGTCGAAGGTTGTGGATGATACTATAGTGTCTGTACCCGCCGTGCAGCTCGTCTGGTTCGTGAGGACTGACACTAAACTGCAGGAACAACG AGGTGCGGCTTGGGAAGATGCGTTTTTAGAAGCCGTTGGTGTGGCAGAAGACACTGGAAGATTTAAGCACATCTCCGTTGCGAGATTCGCATCACGAACACTCGACCACGAGCTCGAAAAGAACACCCGAACCGTCATACCGTTCTTCAGCTCCACATTTATCTTAATGGGAATTTTCTCGTTCGTAACTTGCATGATGGGCGACTGGGTGCGCTCTAAGCCGTGGCTTGGTCTGCTGGGAAACATTTCGGCCGTGATGGCAACAGCTGCCGCTTTCGGTTGTGCTATTTATTTGGGTATTTCATTCATCGGCATTAACTTGGCTGCACCCTTTCTAATGATTG gCATCGGCATTGACGACACTTTCGTAATGCTGGCGGCATGGCGACGCACCTCGTCGCAGCTCTCCGTGCCGGAACGTATGGCAATCATGTTGTCGGAAGCCGCCGTGTCCATAACCATCACTTCTGTCACGGATATGTTGTCGTTCTTCATTGGTGTATTTTCCCCGTTCCCATCTGTTCAGATCTTCTGCATGTACTCAg gTCTGGCAGTATGTTTCACGTTTGTGTGGCACTTAACTTTCTTTGCCGGCTGCGTCGCAGTGTCTGGATATAGAGAGAAGCAGAACCGACACACAATCACGTGGCTCAAGGTTCTACCTGAATCCAGAGCTCGAAAAG AAAGATCTTGGCTTTATAGAATTTTCTGCAGCGGAGGAGTGGACTCGGCAGATCCAAGCAATTCCATCGACAACAAGGAGCACTGCATAATGTTGTTCTTCAAAACGACTATGGCAGATAtactgaataataattatatgaaagCTGTGGTTATTATCGTGTTTCTGGCATATTTGGCTGGGGCAGGTTATGGAGTAACTAACCTTAAAGAGGGCCTAGAGAGAAGAAAGTTATCTAAGAACGATTCATATTCAGTGGAGTTTTTCGACCGAGAGGACCTTTACTATCGAGAATTTCCTTACAGAATACAG GTTATAATAAGTGGTAAATACAATTACTCCGATCCCATGGTCCAAAAAGAGGTTGACATCCTAACGAAGAGTTTAGAAAACACCTCCTACATATCCAACTCACTGTATACCGAGTCTTGGTTAAGGACTTTTGTGGAATATGTGGAGAGGAATAATGACTACTTAAACATTTCCATTGATACGGAGCAAGATTTCATAAAGAATCTGAAAGAG CTATGGCTTTTCCCAGCAAATCCGTTTTCGTTGGACGTTAAATTTGATGAAACAGGAGAAACGATTATCGCATCGAGATTTTTGATTCAAGCTATAAACATCAGTGGGACTAATCACGAAAAGGAAATGGTGAAAGCCCTGAGAGAAGTTGTTGCACAATCTTCATTAAACGTCTCAGTGTTTCATCCTTATTTCGTATTCTTTGACCAG TTCGAGCTAGTGCGCCCGACGTCCATACAAAATCTCTGCTACGGAGCTCTAATGATGATGATAacgtcttttatttttattccaaacATTTTATGTTCTTTGTGGGTAGCGTTCAGTATAATATCCATAGAAGTCGGAGTCGTAGGGTACATGGCATTGTGGGATATAAACCTCGACTCTATATCAATGATCAACCTAATAATGTGTATAGGATTTTCAGTTGATTTTACTGCACATATTTGTTACGCGTACATGTCATCCAAAGCGAAATATCCGAAAGAACGCGTCAGTGAATGTTTATACTCTCTAGGGTTGCCAATCGTTCAAGGTTCCTTCAGTACTATTTTAGGAGTTGTCGCCTTACTATTAGCGGACAGCTATATTTTCTCGGTATTCTTCAAAATGGTATTTATGGTGATATTTTTCGGGGCTATGCACGGACTATTCCTCTTGCCGGTGCTTTTGTCTCTCTTTGGACCGGGTTCGTGTACGCGCGAGCACGACGAGATTGGACTCGCCAAGATTGAGAAATGCTATCCCAACCCGTATTGTTTACCGCATCCTCAATTGACGCTCAACGATCAAATCTATAGTGGAAAGAATGGGAGCCCTCACGGAATCTATAAGATTTATAGCGAAGACAAAGATCTCGGAATAGGAACATCCGGGGAGGACACCAGCGAGAGCAGTTCCAATCAATCTCAACGTCGACAAGCAATAAACGAAGACGGTAAAAGAAAGTACGAAAACGGTTGGGCTAAGTTTAATTACGGCCAAAGCAGCAGCGAGTTTCAGCCGTCGGGAGAATTAGACATGTACGGTCGGGACGGCGAGAGAACTTGGCAAAAACAACGATATGAAGCGAATCGCCAAGCGTTCGACAATTACAGGCGAACACCGGGATTCAGTGACGACGAAGTTGTGATGTCGCGAAAGTCGAGCGACACGAGTCCGCGGAGAGAGAACCAGTACAGGGTTACGCGGACCCATTCGCACCATAACTTACACAGGCCCCGAGCTCCGAGGCGCTCAAACTCACACCAAAATCTAGAAATCCATAACTATATAGCAGAGTTGCGTTTTccttga
- the LOC123720527 gene encoding patched domain-containing protein 3 isoform X1, whose translation MGCKLTFVDDVLNRSFYKLGLIVGKQPGYFIIIPVLLTLLMVTGYQRVHYEMDPEYLFSPVSGQGKLERRIVEEHFKVNYSNRFNVGRITRPGRFGRVIIVAKDNDRNMLRTEVWKELRELDDLVQNITVTMSTGETFTYREECARWEGQCFVNDILNLDKIIGEVEAGELNLTFPIMFNPVTWEAHAFPVFFGGSKVVDDTIVSVPAVQLVWFVRTDTKLQEQRGAAWEDAFLEAVGVAEDTGRFKHISVARFASRTLDHELEKNTRTVIPFFSSTFILMGIFSFVTCMMGDWVRSKPWLGLLGNISAVMATAAAFGCAIYLGISFIGINLAAPFLMIGIGIDDTFVMLAAWRRTSSQLSVPERMAIMLSEAAVSITITSVTDMLSFFIGVFSPFPSVQIFCMYSGLAVCFTFVWHLTFFAGCVAVSGYREKQNRHTITWLKVLPESRARKEERSWLYRIFCSGGVDSADPSNSIDNKEHCIMLFFKTTMADILNNNYMKAVVIIVFLAYLAGAGYGVTNLKEGLERRKLSKNDSYSVEFFDREDLYYREFPYRIQVIISGKYNYSDPMVQKEVDILTKSLENTSYISNSLYTESWLRTFVEYVERNNDYLNISIDTEQDFIKNLKELWLFPANPFSLDVKFDETGETIIASRFLIQAINISGTNHEKEMVKALREVVAQSSLNVSVFHPYFVFFDQFELVRPTSIQNLCYGALMMMITSFIFIPNILCSLWVAFSIISIEVGVVGYMALWDINLDSISMINLIMCIGFSVDFTAHICYAYMSSKAKYPKERVSECLYSLGLPIVQGSFSTILGVVALLLADSYIFSVFFKMVFMVIFFGAMHGLFLLPVLLSLFGPGSCTREHDEIGLAKIEKCYPNPYCLPHPQLTLNDQIYSGKNGSPHGIYKIYSEDKDLGIGTSGEDTSESSSNQSQRRQAINEDGKRKYENGWAKFNYGQSSSEFQPSGELDMYGRDGERTWQKQRYEANRQAFDNYRRTPGFSDDEVVMSRKSSDTSPRRENQYRVTRTHSHHNLHRPRAPRRSNSHQNLEIHNYIAELRFP comes from the exons ATGGGTTGCAAGTTAACGTTCGTTGACGACGTGCTGAATCGATCGTTCTACAAGCTCGGGCTTATCGTGGGGAAGCAGCCAGGCTACTTCATCATCATTCCGGTTCTGCTCACCCTGCTAATGGTCACAGGATATCAACGCGTGCACTATGAAATGGACCCAGAATATCTCTTCTCGCCGGTCAGCGGACAAGGGAAATTAGAGAGGCGGATAGTTGAGGAACACTTTAAAGTTAACTATTCTAATCGGTTTAACGTCGGGAGAATCACACGGCCTG GTAGATTCGGCCGAGTTATTATCGTAGCTAAGGACAATGACAGAAACATGCTTCGAACAGAGGTGTGGAAGGAGCTACGTGAGTTGGACGACCTGGTGCAGAACATCACGGTAACCATGTCGACGGGGGAAACATTTACGTACAGAGAAGAATGCGCGCGTTGGGAGGGCCAGTGCTTCGTTAACGACATCCTTAACTTGGATAAGATTATAGGCGAG GTAGAAGCCGGGGAACTGAACTTaacgtttccgataatgtttAACCCGGTGACGTGGGAGGCTCACGCTTTTCCTGTTTTTTTCGGTGGGTCGAAGGTTGTGGATGATACTATAGTGTCTGTACCCGCCGTGCAGCTCGTCTGGTTCGTGAGGACTGACACTAAACTGCAGGAACAACG AGGTGCGGCTTGGGAAGATGCGTTTTTAGAAGCCGTTGGTGTGGCAGAAGACACTGGAAGATTTAAGCACATCTCCGTTGCGAGATTCGCATCACGAACACTCGACCACGAGCTCGAAAAGAACACCCGAACCGTCATACCGTTCTTCAGCTCCACATTTATCTTAATGGGAATTTTCTCGTTCGTAACTTGCATGATGGGCGACTGGGTGCGCTCTAAGCCGTGGCTTGGTCTGCTGGGAAACATTTCGGCCGTGATGGCAACAGCTGCCGCTTTCGGTTGTGCTATTTATTTGGGTATTTCATTCATCGGCATTAACTTGGCTGCACCCTTTCTAATGATTG gCATCGGCATTGACGACACTTTCGTAATGCTGGCGGCATGGCGACGCACCTCGTCGCAGCTCTCCGTGCCGGAACGTATGGCAATCATGTTGTCGGAAGCCGCCGTGTCCATAACCATCACTTCTGTCACGGATATGTTGTCGTTCTTCATTGGTGTATTTTCCCCGTTCCCATCTGTTCAGATCTTCTGCATGTACTCAg gTCTGGCAGTATGTTTCACGTTTGTGTGGCACTTAACTTTCTTTGCCGGCTGCGTCGCAGTGTCTGGATATAGAGAGAAGCAGAACCGACACACAATCACGTGGCTCAAGGTTCTACCTGAATCCAGAGCTCGAAAAG AAGAAAGATCTTGGCTTTATAGAATTTTCTGCAGCGGAGGAGTGGACTCGGCAGATCCAAGCAATTCCATCGACAACAAGGAGCACTGCATAATGTTGTTCTTCAAAACGACTATGGCAGATAtactgaataataattatatgaaagCTGTGGTTATTATCGTGTTTCTGGCATATTTGGCTGGGGCAGGTTATGGAGTAACTAACCTTAAAGAGGGCCTAGAGAGAAGAAAGTTATCTAAGAACGATTCATATTCAGTGGAGTTTTTCGACCGAGAGGACCTTTACTATCGAGAATTTCCTTACAGAATACAG GTTATAATAAGTGGTAAATACAATTACTCCGATCCCATGGTCCAAAAAGAGGTTGACATCCTAACGAAGAGTTTAGAAAACACCTCCTACATATCCAACTCACTGTATACCGAGTCTTGGTTAAGGACTTTTGTGGAATATGTGGAGAGGAATAATGACTACTTAAACATTTCCATTGATACGGAGCAAGATTTCATAAAGAATCTGAAAGAG CTATGGCTTTTCCCAGCAAATCCGTTTTCGTTGGACGTTAAATTTGATGAAACAGGAGAAACGATTATCGCATCGAGATTTTTGATTCAAGCTATAAACATCAGTGGGACTAATCACGAAAAGGAAATGGTGAAAGCCCTGAGAGAAGTTGTTGCACAATCTTCATTAAACGTCTCAGTGTTTCATCCTTATTTCGTATTCTTTGACCAG TTCGAGCTAGTGCGCCCGACGTCCATACAAAATCTCTGCTACGGAGCTCTAATGATGATGATAacgtcttttatttttattccaaacATTTTATGTTCTTTGTGGGTAGCGTTCAGTATAATATCCATAGAAGTCGGAGTCGTAGGGTACATGGCATTGTGGGATATAAACCTCGACTCTATATCAATGATCAACCTAATAATGTGTATAGGATTTTCAGTTGATTTTACTGCACATATTTGTTACGCGTACATGTCATCCAAAGCGAAATATCCGAAAGAACGCGTCAGTGAATGTTTATACTCTCTAGGGTTGCCAATCGTTCAAGGTTCCTTCAGTACTATTTTAGGAGTTGTCGCCTTACTATTAGCGGACAGCTATATTTTCTCGGTATTCTTCAAAATGGTATTTATGGTGATATTTTTCGGGGCTATGCACGGACTATTCCTCTTGCCGGTGCTTTTGTCTCTCTTTGGACCGGGTTCGTGTACGCGCGAGCACGACGAGATTGGACTCGCCAAGATTGAGAAATGCTATCCCAACCCGTATTGTTTACCGCATCCTCAATTGACGCTCAACGATCAAATCTATAGTGGAAAGAATGGGAGCCCTCACGGAATCTATAAGATTTATAGCGAAGACAAAGATCTCGGAATAGGAACATCCGGGGAGGACACCAGCGAGAGCAGTTCCAATCAATCTCAACGTCGACAAGCAATAAACGAAGACGGTAAAAGAAAGTACGAAAACGGTTGGGCTAAGTTTAATTACGGCCAAAGCAGCAGCGAGTTTCAGCCGTCGGGAGAATTAGACATGTACGGTCGGGACGGCGAGAGAACTTGGCAAAAACAACGATATGAAGCGAATCGCCAAGCGTTCGACAATTACAGGCGAACACCGGGATTCAGTGACGACGAAGTTGTGATGTCGCGAAAGTCGAGCGACACGAGTCCGCGGAGAGAGAACCAGTACAGGGTTACGCGGACCCATTCGCACCATAACTTACACAGGCCCCGAGCTCCGAGGCGCTCAAACTCACACCAAAATCTAGAAATCCATAACTATATAGCAGAGTTGCGTTTTccttga